In the Arachis hypogaea cultivar Tifrunner chromosome 20, arahy.Tifrunner.gnm2.J5K5, whole genome shotgun sequence genome, gttagcactaagagtgaagagttaggtattagcatagctaatgtcaagttaggtaagaacttgagtgtgaaaggattgggtcaatcctgtaaaattggtgtatgtaatacttttaactatagtggaaatttctccattgttgtggaggagactggacatAGGTTGCATAACAAGAGGCAACCGAatcaggatacatgatggtgttagcTCTTCTCTTTTCTGCTCTATTCTGTTttatgatattcatgagacaaaaataaattgtctcataaatttccgctactgagttcaaacagaatcagaattacaAGATTAATTAAAAGAGGTTATTTCAGTAACTtaaagaaaggcatagattcaaccccccttctctaagcctactacaACCTTCACTCAGTTTTAAAAAACAAACGCAACCTAACTTCTTTGACGTGGAGCTCACTAATTGGAGTACCAGTTGACATATTAATTTATTGGAAAGTTTTTAGGTATACCGATACATTGGTATTTCCGTAAATTTTaatcgttgatcttaattatatatattatatatttttaataattaagaacAACTGTTAAAAATCTCTAAAACACCAATGTACCAatacacttaaaaatttttctaatCTATTTTGGTAATTTACTCTACAATAAAGCTccacatatataaataatttaaccaACTAAGTCCAACCAAGTCTCTTAGATTCACATGCTTCTTTTTcatgccttcttcttcttcttcttctttcaaattcttcaaattcacacaCGCATATTCTTCTTTATTCCTGATGCTacgtcttcttcttctactactttttttcattatttttcaatttcgtTACCTTCATCACCAACaatacctcctcctcctcctccttttcttattggaatttcttctcctccttccttttcatccttctcctcctcctccatcatcatcatcatcatcatcatcatcgtcgtcgtcgtcgtcgttatTGTCATTGTCTTCTTCTAATACGTATCGTCATTATTGTTATCATTATCATCGAATTTTTGCCATATTGATGACATTGTCTGATTCAAAATtaatttggatgtatttttgttcAAAATTGACTTAGTCTGTGCTtgttttgaaatgagtttgtttgtgtatcgtcatcattaaataattttggttcattcagAATTTAATtttcgattcatttgtgaattaactgaggttcacttgatactgctgttaagtattgaccaaattttttattccttaagaaatttcggttcatttcttagtttaatttatgtTCATTTGGTTTCGTTTCGCTTGAATTTGCTAAACTTGTTCATGTgtagttgtttagttagtttttgttcaaatctgaactaatttcggttcatttgtgaattaaatgAGGTTCACTTAATGCTGttgttaagtattgaccaaatgttttatttcttaagaaatttcgattcattttttagtttaatttaggttcATTTGGTTTCATTTTACTTGAATTTGCTGAACTTGTTCACATgtggttgtttagttagtttttgttcaaatctgtattaatttcgattcatttgtaaattaattgaggttcgattcatttgtgaattaattgaggttcacttgatgctgctgttaagtattgaccaatttttttattccttaagaaatttcggttcattcttagtttaatttaggttcATTTAGTTTCGTTTCACTTGAATTTGCTGAACTTGTTCATGTGTgattttttagttagtttttgttcaaatttgaactaatttcggttcatttgtaaaTTAACTGATGTTCACTTAATGCTGCTGTTAAGTATTGGCCAAATGTtttatttcttaagaaatttcggttcatttcttagtttaatttaggttcATTTGGTTTTGTTTTACTTGAATTTGCTGAACTTATTCATGTgtggttgtttagttagtttttgttcaaatctgaactaattttggttcatttgtcaattaattgaggttcacttgatgctactgttaagtattgaccaaattttttatttcttaagaaatTGCGATTCATTTTTCAGTTTAATTGGTTTCATTTCACTTGAATTTGCTGAACTTGTTCATGTGTGGTTGTttagtttgttttatttaaatctgaactaatttcggttcatttgttaattaattgaggttcacttgatgctgctgttaagtattgaccaaattttttgttccttaaaaaattttgattcatttctcaatttaattttggtttatttatgAGTGAATTGAGGTGCATTTAGTCTCGTTGTTATGCAAATTCAAAATTCcttctcctcatcttctattactcttttttttttaattttttcttctttatcttcttcttattttattttgtcataattcttcttgtttcactctcttgagaggaataaaataaaaaaaaaagagaagaaaaatcaaacaaaaaaaagaaaaaaaatatataatgctgCAGAATTATAAAGgaaaggaggagaaaaagaaaaaaaatggaataacaacagcaacaacaaaaaaataacgATGGGAAAAAACACGCGAAGAGAAAGGaacgcaaaaaaaaaaggaagaaggaggaggagaagaaggagaaaaaggaagagaaggaGAAACGCAAAGAAGAAGACGGCGACAATGATAACATAAAGCCCCAACATAAATGATTTGGTTGAAAGAATGGCGTGTACACTTATAATTACGATCTTTTGGTGagaataatttttatgattaaacTTAGATTACAGTAATACTTGAGTTCAATGTTGTCAGAACCGGACCGACCCGGCCGGTCGGACCGGAAAACCGATGAACCGGTGTTATAACCGGTCCGGGCGAGACATATAACCGGACAAGGAATCAAACCGAAATGACCCGGATTGAACCGGCCGGGTTTAATAAGAACCGGAGAACTGGCGGGTTTCATTTAACTTGGGCCGGTTcgaaccttttttttttcctttttgctggaaacgacgtcgtttcctaataaaaattaaaaaaaaataataaaaagagctGCTGCTGAAACTAACCCTAGCCTCCATCCGTCTCATACCCTCATTCACTGCATCCATCCCCTGTTTCCCCCTTTCCCTTCCCAAACGGTTACTTTGGCCATGAGAGCTGACAGCCGAGAGATAGAGAGTCTGCTACTCTGCTTCAGTTCGTCACCGGCGCGGAGACCCAGCAGCCAGCAGCCAGCAGCTTCAGCCAGAGTTCGTGCGCCACTCACCACCGTGAAGAAGCAGTCGCCTCCTCGTCGCCTACTGCCTCCAGGTCGTCAGTCGTGAGTCGCCACCTCCTGTCTCCCTCTTCTCTGCTCTGCTCGTCCCTCCATCCCTCCAGGGTCCAGCCGTCCAGCCGTCCAGGTATgtagttttaattttttcattttttgaagtTAATTTTCAATAAGTTATTACTAAACGACTACTGAATACTGAtagttagaaacttagaattaattgattattgTAGATTGATTATGTATGCTGGTTTCTGTTTGATTTCTGTTAGAATTTACCCAAATTGGTTGTTCACATATGTTTGATACTTTGATTTCTGTTTGATTTTTGTATGTTGGCAATACTTCCACATGTTTTTCTGTTTGATTTTTGTATGTTGCCATTACTTTCACATGTTTTTCTGTTTGATTTAGTACTGATAGTCAGAATTAATTGATTATTGTAGATTGATTCTGTATGTTGGCAGATGAGAACATGAATATTGTTTGGTGTGTGGAAAACAGGTGACTTGATAGTATGTCCAGAAGGAACAACTTGTAGGGAGCCATATCTATTAAGATTCAGCTCATTGTTTGCTGAGTTGCTGATGAAATAGTTTCTGTGGCTATGAATGCTCATGTCAGCATGTTCTATGGGACCACAGCGGCAGGCTTAAAGTGTTTGGacccatcttcttcttcatgaatcCTTGGCCATGTTACCACATTCACATTATGTTTATTTTCGTATTACTACTTATTTTTAGGATTTGAGACTTAATGTTTATTAAAATACTATTGAAGATATGttttttaactgttaatttttaagtttttagctATTTTATACGTTTTACTTATGTGGGACCGGGTTAACCGGTTCAATCAGTGACCCACCGATTGAACCAGTAACCCAATGACCCAGTAACCTGAcaggttcgatcaccggttcggttctgacaactatgcttgAGTTGCGTAGCAATCTGTTTACTCTAACCACTAGGGAACATAAGAAAATAACCAAGCACCGAACCACAGGCTGCTTTCACCCATTAATCAAAACATTGGAATGAGATTAGTCGCATAACTGCAGACGATTTGACAGAAAGAGGAATCAAAAGAATGATGAAGCTAGGGGACGACGAACTCAGCTTAATCCTGAGCCATCTCCAAGACCCCCATGATAGAACCTCCTTCTCGGAAGTCTGCAAGCGCTTCCTCACAATACACGCTCTCACACGAACCTCCATTCGTCTCATCGAACCAGATTCCCTCCATTCTCTTCTCCCGAGGTTCCCCAACCTCACCCACTTCCACTGCTCCGCCCCTCTCTCCGACAATAACCTCCTTTTCATCTCAAAAACATGTCCCAACCTCAAAACTCTCAACCTCTCCTTTCGTCCCTCCTCCCTCCACCGCCGCACCTTCCGCCACTTCTCCCACCGCGCCATTTCCTCCATCGCTTCTCGATGCCGCCTCTTGTCCGCGGTTTCACTCCGTCGGAGAACCGGTGTTGCTGATGCTGGTGTCGCCGCGATCTGCGCCGCTTCGAACCACCACCTGAGACACCTAGACCTGGGGCGGTGCTCCCTCGTGGGAGACGGCGCGCTTGAGGCGATCGGGCGCTTGAATTCTCTCCAAGTTTTGAACTTGGAGGGTTGTTCGTTGGTTACGGATCTTGGGTTAGGGTTTTTAGCTTCTGGGCCATTGACCAAAACTCTCAAAGTTTTGGTTCTTGTGGAGTGCGATAGAATCACCGACACTGGGGTTTCCAATTTGAAAAGTTTTTCCTCTCTGGAGGAGCTGAATCTTGCGGAGTGTGGGCCCAAGGTGACGGATGTTGGTTGCGTGGCGGTTTTCGAGGCGGTTACTGGGCTGAAAAAGGTGAATTTGTCATGGCTTGTGAACGTTACTGATGCTGCGGTGGTTGCGATGGCGGAGCACGGGCAGAAGCTGGTGGCGGTGAACTTGACAGGGTGTGAGTTGGTGAGTGGGGTTGGGATTAAGGCATTTGAGGGACATGGATGTTTGGAGTCTCTGGTGATCCCTGGTTGCCACTACACAAGTGCCAGTGATTTAGAATGTGCGGTTCTTGGATGCAAATCTTTGAAGTATGTGGAGCTTGATAAGGGGCTTATGTTTTGGTTGCCATTGGACACACAGGAGAAAATTTCTAGGTTCTGTGACTTAGGTTGGAGCTGAATATGTCTCTTGGCATGCCTAATGCCTTAGATGATACAGTGGTTTTAAATTGTGATTGTAGTAGTCGCTCTGTGATGCTCAAAATTGCGGAAAATCTGGCATAAAAGGGCAGCATTTGTCCCTGCAATGTTGCGGTAAAACCATGGGTGTTGAATGTCCAATAGTGTGGTCTTTTGCTGCTAGAGAGTTTAGAAATAGCTCTTGAAAATGGCTGTCCACATTATGATTTTGTACGACAATTTAGTGCTTTTTATGATTCTAGTTCAAaatatgattttgattttgatcccCCAAAGTTTAAACCAGATATGCTAGTAATAACTTAGATTATTATTAAGAGTGGTTGTTACTttttaattattgagtattttgaTTAACTGGTTTTGTTTGTAGAAATGTTCACACTTTACAATCAAAATGCTCAACAGATTTTTCAGTTTAAACTTTGAAAGATCTTTTCCCCCTGTCCTTTGTCTATGGCAAGTAAAAGAAGTAAAAACACTCAAGGAGATAGTTGGAGATGAAGTACAAAGGTGACAAAATTAAGAGCTGTGGCCTATGCTATATGAGACGGACTTGTATATATAGTACCTGTATTTATGTGGAGAAAAACTGGATTCATAGTCTGGTAGAGGCAATGTAATATATCAGATTGAGGATTCTCCTGTCAAAAGTGTCAAGGTAATTGATTGTATGAAGTGaagaaaaattattagaatttgaAATGCTTGTCTTCTACCTTCTTGTTGCTCTGAAAATCAAGGCCCCACTTTGTATCAACAATTATCGAGTTATTCGAGTCTCAAAATGgtctttaaaatttcaattacTTCAATTTGACTCCTGAATTTTCATTCCGTAACTCACATTAGCTTCTCATATTATTTCGGTTAACACTGGACTGACGTGACCTGCTAACTCACATTAGCTTCTCATAGGTAGTGTTACTTGTCAGAACAACATTCGGATAAACAAAGGGATAACGCGTCTGTTAGTAACCATTTGGCAAAATAAAGGAGGATGATGCGTCTGATAGTGACACGTGGCATATTGACATATTGACATAAACGGTAGGTACCATGTGATATAACACGATTTGTCATATTTTAGTTATGTGTCACGTATCATAATATGATTTGTCTATTGTGTTATTAGTATGTTATCTTTTTAAGTgattaaaatatgtatttttttaatgaataatgttatatatccaaatccaaattttttttataaattaaagttcaactaagttaaataataataCTTGAAATAAtgttaatcataattaatttttattatgttaaaccAATTTAGTTAGActttgttaaataaaaaatttggatgtatagcattatgttttttttttattttggtctaACTTATGCTTATTACCAtcaatactaattaattaataaaaagattatttatataaaattattacaaaataatttgtttgaaaaatatgTAAAGAAAATGATTAAATTTACTTCTTTTATaaacatttaataattttttgttgttCTTATTTTTACCACTCTTTCAAATTCATTATCAAAATCAAACTCTCACGTCATAAATCGTATATATTGTTGGAATTGGAAAACCGTTTAAtacagaaaggaaaaaaaaatattaaatcatcTTTCATCATCAGCtcttatttcatattttaaattttttgaaatagttttttatattatgtaacaagaattttatttaatttacatgtGAAAAAGTAgatgaaaaatttgaaaatttaaaaaatattaataactttgagtttataaaataaaaataaaaaaatatttcagaggctaatttaatttgattttttaattttagagactaaaatgAATTATGAGGTAATTTGTAtcatttcaaataataatatactaatgatatgttaataaattatattataatatatagtaCTATTATTTATGTCAAACATATCATGTGTCATTAACAGATATatcattttttcattttatatagTCAAATCTTGTTCTGACACGTAATACTGACCGACACGTAACATTGACTGTTTATATCAATATACTATATTACCACgatattaataaaaatgatttgaGAGGCTAACATGAACATgagttataaattaaaaattcaaatatcaaattaaagtaactaaaattttaaaagtcaatttaaaattttaggtaaattttaaaaattaatttaaatattataccaTCACTTAACTTTAGAATGAAGAGAAAGGGGAGTTGCATGAATATATCTATTTATTTGTTATGTCAGCCAAATATTCTGATTTATCTTTCTAAACTTGTGATATTTACAAGTCTAatgtcaaaataaaatttaagaaattaATCCACTGTGCTATGAATTATGATGAATAAGTTCTccgaaaattttttttcaagatactctagttatatatatttatatactcaaaataatcatttaaataaataatttttttattaaaaataataactagaaaaacCCTACCTGTGGAAATAAGAGTTACAATCTCGCAACAAAATTTAACATTAACAaagtttttttctattaaatgaGATCAGTTATACcatattataaaattcaattatatttcatacatattaataaaataaaaaaataaaaaataagtttaaattaaaattaaaaacaataaaatcttaaaaaaatctaacataaaattacaaaatagCATGATCATCAagttcttaataaaattaaaataacataaacaaagaTATTTATACTCTGGTCCAAAAATTTAACCAGGCTCAAAACGAATAAGGGCCAATTAAGAGGTCTGGTTTAGTCCACATCTACCCAACTTTATAGAGGTCGGATGCAGCGATATGAGTCTGACTCTACTTATCCAAATAAATAACCGACTCCTAAGATATCTCCCATTCATCTAAAATGGAGATCTCAACGACTTCCTTGAAAAAAGAGAACGGTCACCCACCAACAAAGATGGAACTAGTTTAAAAGGTGGTTATCAAttttactataaatacactgacaccttgAGGTATATTCAGgacccaatctactaaaaacctgctcaaaacccttgctaacttaaacatTGGAGTCCCTTGTATGTACCACTCCCACCTCTTTACAAACAACTCGGAAGGTTTCATCTTTGTTGGAGAAGACGTCGGATAGACCTTTCAAAGGTGTTTAGACCTCACGTTCAAGCCCTAAAGCAACCAGTTTTAAGTAACcttcggaacattggcaccgttgccggggacctaaAAGTCTACACCCAACAATGGTGGATGATCAGCCCGAAGACAGATATACGGCATCTGAATCTGAACTGGAATACCATAATGACGACTGTGCGCTCGTGATCCCACCAAAACAAGATAGAGCAGGTAGCCCTAATGGGGAAGGGAACGTTAGGAAGCCCTTAACCCGGGAAAATTCTTTCAGAAATACACCCTGTAAACCCcatgaaattaataaataattatccaataaattaattattattcaaagaaattaaaaaaattaatttttataatttagaggggtagaaatattaaaaatacgaattttgacaataattttaaagattttggtccAAAACATAGCCAACAGGCCGAACTGGTTGAACCGAACTCGAATCGTGCCCAAGGCCCAACTTATTAAGCCCAAAGAACAAGCTTTCCTCCTCATTTCAGCACTGAATTTACGTAGAAGGAGAAAGATTAGCGTAAAAACCCGTAACCCTCACCTCCGAAATTCAATCGCCCATAACTTTCAATGCGGAGTTCCAATTGACAAGTCGTCAGTGGCCACGTGTTCGTCTCGCAATTCTCTTCAATTATATCTGAATAAAGTGGTAAGAAATTAGCATTTCTCTCCCAGTTCTCCCTcctcaatttcatgattttagggtttgggtattgaggaattgaatgattttgatggtttaggtgaactTTAGCAGCGGATAATCACTGAGTTTTGTCTAATAGATCTATGGCAAAGGTAAGAAACTGTTAAACCCTTGTGAATCGTTGAATTAGTGAACcctatgatgattatagtgatattgtttgaattagattgtgttcttgttgatttggagTTTAATTGAACGGTTTGAAATGTAATATGGGTAATTAAGTTTGAGGAATTGATGTTTGGAagcttggagcttgtgaaaagAGAGATTTTTTAGGTGTTCCGAGTTTAGGGAGGAGTCAGCCAAGATATggttttagaaaagatttaatattggaattagtttgattttgaaataatttgctattggaaatgatttgaatgactgagagctgtttggtttggtggttgggacccttgaagggtggcagaagtttgagttttagaggagatgctgttgaaatttttataaaaattagaagcATGGTTTGGGGTGATTATTTAGAAAGAATTGGTTTTAAggattatatcttttaaatttgatttgtttagaaaagaaagaattatgttttaagtCTAAATTATTGATGAATGAATGGGAGGTATGATAATGAGAAATGATGATAGTAATAATGATGAATTTGAGATTCAATGAGATaagaaatgatgatgataatgaatttaaaagtatacgAGAATTGCAAAAAAAATTGAGACAAATTGTTGATCCTTTGTACGTAAGATGTGAcagggcactttaactccccaagttcctgataaaccccaattttgtggtttatcctgTACTTATTTTAggaaattttatcaccttttcccacatttattcaatgaaatagcatggttttgtaattctcccttaaattgtgcttgagtgtaaaaacatgctttttaggcccttaaattggtgattttaattcactttaattccattcgatgtcttgatgtattttttgagtgatttcaggttcataaggcaagtattggatggaagaaatgaagagaaaagcattcaaagtggagaatgcatgaggaaacaaggatttggagtaaATCAATCCACGCACACGCGCACGTGTGGAAGTGAagttgcatggcgacgcgtacgcgtacatgacgcgtaggCGTGGATAGAAAAACCGCCAAgcaacgcgtacacgtgacccacacgtacgcgtcgatgctcgcacgtgactcacttaaaggcaaaatgctgggggcgatgtctgagctgcccaggcccaaatccaacttgtttctgagggtatttgatgcaaaattgaagattgagcaagaggggagcacttagttagtcatgatgagcctttagttagttttctagagagagaaactccctcttctctctagaattagattaggattaggttaatttctcttagatcttgAATTGATtacttgttttcatcttgtttcttttacaatttcttgttcctacactttcattctcttagtttgtgatgttaattttacttttatgcctcttttatgtttatggatGCTCATGTTGGGTTTTAATcccttttaatgaaatttaatgtttgatgttcttttattgttgatttgagttgtgaatttacttttcttgcaattggtagttggtagatttattattcttgcacatttattatgctttccttttatgccttccaagtgtttgacaaaatgcttggttgggctttagagtagactttgagtattcttgacttggaaagagtaattggacaatcttgagtcattaatacccaatttagattggtgatctagagttgttagttaatattattttcactgactctaatctcttgctaattcaattagtgagttgattaggagtTTTggcttgagattaactagtcttgtttgactttctctcatggaagataacttacaccttcttccaacattggagatgacgaaataagataaattcttgttaattattgttattagtgactaggatggaaagcctatgatctcaatccttgccatgaatgtctctctttattaattgcttctctttattacttgttttctttagttgcttacttgatttacttttcttgtcatttatatgtCTTGCCCCTTTTACAAATCAAACCCCTTGTcatttcatagccaataatcattcatttcattgcaattccttgtgagacgacccgagatttaaatacttcgattaattttcattgggatttatacttgtgacaaaaccaaatttttgatgtgagaattgtttgttggtttggaagctatgcttacaacgaagttcttatttctataagagaaattctagaccgacacaaCAAAATCTCgctatcaaaatggcgccgttgccggggacttgcaatggtgctatgttattggctattgtatatattgtgaatagcttgatttttggtttgtttgttagtttttgctagttttaggatttggtctctttgtttcttgttagcttttgtttttattttctcttatcaccatgaattctcatcactttggctatgagtttggttcaaactatatTGTAGGAGATGGAAGCTTTAATGATagcatgcatcaaggatttggagaccAAAGTTTGACAAGAGTGCTTGGGGATATGACTACTCTCTTCACGGAGATGCGCAAGGACCAAAAGGCATTTCATTCCATCCGAGCCGTTCAAGCGCCACCCTGACACAACTACTCttcggattcttatgggtatactcctaatcctaatgcataccaatttaatgtatgtgatgacccctattgtgattgtcaaccacaaccaccacatacatatgaactccctcctcaacatagccctcaacaaccatactcacaagcctcataccatcattcacctccatataaccctaacccatacccaccataccaaccaccatatgaaccatctttagaaccaccattccaacaccaatactcccaagagcCACAAATTCTATGTACACCACCTTAAGActctcaccaatatgaaccaccttccaacaacaacacctttccctcaaacaatgagccctctcttccaccatcgcCCCCCAATGAAGCCCTCACGCAAGAACTatgagatcttgaatctcatatcctaaggcaacaagaggggacgaaaaaggagtttaaggagatagaagccaagatggctatcatggtagaagccgtgaGTCACATAACCTCCCACCTAAGATCATGCATCCCAagtactcccattgttgaatgtggagaagcaatcaaggagcctagtgagggagtggacttgaagctccaaggtgaggAAGAAAAGTTAGAGCAAGAagtacaacaagaggaggaggtagagattattgaacaaaaGGAAGTAATGGTTGGAtacttaggatatgttgagtacatagaggaatctCGAGTTGAAGAGCTTTCTTCCTCGGTGTTAGGAAGGGATGTTAAGGAAGTGGATAGAGAGTTGAGGGatattgatcaagaagtggattctatcattagtgattttttgtccacattgatcaatccccttgatgatcttgttgagccttcttccattgaattagaaagcaatgttgaggaggatgtgcaacctctaaggcatattgtggatgaagaattggaagaagtgttccaagcGACAAGCCCTCCTATATATGATGATTccacatcaacatatgatccttctGAGCTTGATGAGTCCTTCCCCGATATGCTTGGAATAGATGTTGAGGTAGACCTCACTAAACTTCCAatctatgatttgagtgatggggaagagatagaagaagttggtgagcaaggaattgaaattgaagaaacttgcaaagaggtggaagttacaaAGGAAGACCACAAGGGAATGGACCTTGCATTGgccaagtgtggggaggtcaccctCCCTAAaccaccatcatccaacacaatattcaagtgggtaaaattcctatctctaagctttactttctcacttgaatatggtttgcttgaaaatgatggtcaacttagagccctttgtggagttaagagtaggggagagttgtgtagtggttggagatACCCCTCtaagttcattatggttggaagctaagctcgaaattgaggagcttagattggtgtaatgctcaattgaatgggtctaggaggatcgtTTGGTGCTCACatgagaattcggatcacttgCCACCCAACTGGAATTGtcttgatcaacttgaagatgggtatgaagataagatatgggatcccggatcacaacatgaagaccaattttgggagctcatatcttgggaagaacttcccccaagcttggtgaagatggttggaaattctgacaaccaattgaagaacaagcattcttggaggttcaaggatgaatacaagcataagccaccttgacaaggagcctcccaaatgtccaacttaaaga is a window encoding:
- the LOC140183194 gene encoding F-box/LRR-repeat protein 14-like, with product MMKLGDDELSLILSHLQDPHDRTSFSEVCKRFLTIHALTRTSIRLIEPDSLHSLLPRFPNLTHFHCSAPLSDNNLLFISKTCPNLKTLNLSFRPSSLHRRTFRHFSHRAISSIASRCRLLSAVSLRRRTGVADAGVAAICAASNHHLRHLDLGRCSLVGDGALEAIGRLNSLQVLNLEGCSLVTDLGLGFLASGPLTKTLKVLVLVECDRITDTGVSNLKSFSSLEELNLAECGPKVTDVGCVAVFEAVTGLKKVNLSWLVNVTDAAVVAMAEHGQKLVAVNLTGCELVSGVGIKAFEGHGCLESLVIPGCHYTSASDLECAVLGCKSLKYVELDKGLMFWLPLDTQEKISRFCDLGWS